A region of the Bacteroidales bacterium genome:
TTTTGGTTTTATAATACCAATAATCATTTATGCTGCCGAAGTTAGAGCAAAAGAGTTGGTGAGAAAGGGTCTTTTGAGTAATTTTGGTTATATCAATCATTCCTTTACACTTCGTGAGCTGGAATTGTGCTTAGAGGCTTTTATAGTAACAGGGAGTTCAATAGCCAAAAACGATTTACGAATAAATATTGGAGGATTTCAGGCTCTTTTTAATTTATCTCCTAGTGGAGTTATTATTTGCAATGAATCGGGTGAAATTATTAATGCTAATAGAATACTTTGCGACCTTTTAGGGTATAGTCTTGAAGAGTTACTTTCCATGCATGTTAAGGATATTGCTCCTAAAAATATTCATAAACAAATAGTTGAAAACATTCAAAGGATAATAAATGGCGAAACACTATATTCTGAAGTAATAAACATTTGCAAAGATGGTAGTATCAAATATTTCAACATTGTTGAAACACGAATTATACTTTCGGATGGTAAACTCGGTTATGTAATTATGTTATCAGATATTACTAAATGGAAAGAAATAAATATAACACTATCAGAATCAGAAGAAAAATATCGAATTCTCGTTGAGCAATCAAATGATGGAATAGCCTATGCCCAGAATGGCAGGTTGATTTTTGGAAACCCGAAAATATTAGAATTAATTGGTATTCCTTCGGAAGAGTTTATTGGTCAACCTATAGAAAAATTTATTTATTCTGACAAATCAGAAACAATAAAAAACAGATTCGAAAATCAGCATCTTGGAGAAAATATCTCTGATATTTATGAAACATCAATTCTAAGTGCAAATGGGAAACATTTACCTGTTGAGCTTAGCGCAAAAAATGCAAAGTTTAAAGGTGAAAACATAACAATAATATTTATTAGAGATATTTCGAAAAGGAAATTAGCAGAAAAATATTTGAGAGAGAGCGAGGAGAGTTATCGAAGTGTTTTTGATAATGCAAGTGAGGCAATTTATATTCAAGATTCAAAGGGAATTTTTCTAGATGTTAACAAAGCGGCCTTAAAACTCTACGGATATTCAAAATCCGAAATCGTAGGCCATACACCTGAGAAATTGTCAGCACCTGATAAAAATAATCTCGAAGAAACGAAAAAAAGATTGATCAAGGCATTTGAAGGAGAAACTCAATTCTTTGAATTTTGGGGTAAAGCAAAAAATGGGAGAATTTTCCCTAAGGAAGTATACCTAAATAAAGGGCGTTATTTTGGTAATGATGTCGTATTTGCAATGGCTAGAGAGATATCTGATAGAAAAAACGCTGAAGAGATTTTAATTGAGAGTGAAGAGAAATACAGAACTTTAGCAGAGCAAATCCCCGTTGGATTGTATCAAATTACTGTTGATGGTCGTTTTTTATACGCAAATCTTGCCCTTGCTAAAATAATTGGATTTAATTCAGTTGCTGAATTGATGCAACATAACTCGAATGAATTTTATCTCATTCCTAATAAAAGATTTGATCACGCTCAAAGAATAAATAATCAATCACAACAAATAAGTGATGAGTTAAAAATAATTCGCAAGGATGGCAAAATCATATGGGTTAGAGATAATGGACAAATTACATACGACAAAAAAGGCGAAATTCTATATATAGCTGGGGTAATCGAGAATATTACTGAGCAAAAAGAAGCTGACGAGGCACTTAGAAATAGTGAGGGTAACCTAAGAGCAATGCTAAATGCCATTCCAGATCAAATATTTAAATTTAACAAGGAGGGGGTTTATCTCGATTTGCCTGCAATAGAAAAGGAAGACTTTATTATCGAGTCCAATAAAATGAATGGTAAATCCATTTTTGAATTTTTCCCATCCGATTTTTGTAATACTCTACTTTCAAAAATAAACGAATGCTTGGAAACATCAAAACTCCAATCATTTGAATATTCAATAATGGTAAAGGATGAATTAAACTTTTTTGAAGCTCGTTTAGTTCCAATTAGAGTGAATGAGGTGCTATCATTTTTTAGAAATATTACAGATAAGAAGAAGACAGAAGAGAACATTAGAATGCTTGCTCAAACAATTATGAATGTGCAGGAATGTATTTCAATAGAAGATTTAAATAGTAAACTTATATATGTTAATCCTGCATTTTTAAAGACCTATGGGTATGAAGAAAATGAAGTATTAGGGCAAGATATTTCAATCATTCAATCAGTTTCAGTTGACAGTAATTTGCCTGAAATAATACTAGAGCGAACCCTTAATGGTGGATGGCAAGGGGAGTTAATAAACAAAAGAAAGGATGGAAGCGAATTCCCAATATCATTGTCAACCGCTGTTGTAAGAAATGAAAATGGAGAACCATTAGCGTTTGTTGGAGTTGCTAATGATATTACTGATAGAAAAGCTAGCGAACAGGAGGTTTTAGCAGCAAAGGAAAAAGCGGAGGAGTCGGACAGACTTAAAACGTCTTTCCTAGCTAATATGAGCCATGAGATACGCTCTCCAATGAATGCAATCCTTGGGTTTATTCGAATTCTTAAAGAGGAGGAAAACCTCTCTGAAGAAGGAAGGCAATACATTGAACTTATTTCAAACAGCGGGATGCAGCTAATTTCAATAATCGAGGATATTATAGATACATCTAAAATTCAAGCAAATCAGCTCAGATTGAGTATTCATGAGTTCGATCTTAATGCTCTTCTTTCTGATGTTTTTACAGTATTTAGCACTCAAATTAAGGAGAAACCTACGAGAAGCACCTTACTACTACCTCCAGTATTTGGTAATCCATCACCTTTCCTAATAAATTCTGATGATTTAAGAATCAGGCAGATACTAATCAATCTGTTGAGCAATGCAATGAAATTTACTCCAAAAGGTGTTATAGAGTTCGGTTATTCAATTATTATTGATGATGAAAATCCTTTAATTAAACTTTTTGTTAAGGATACAGGAATTGGTTTAGCTCCCGAAAAGCAAAAGTTAATCTTTGAAAGATTCCGCCAAGCTGACGACTCCTATACTAGAGTATATGGTGGATCGGGTCTTGGTTTAGCCATTTCAAAAGGTTTAATTGAATTACTTGGGGGTGAAATTTGGGTCGAAAGTGAAGTGGGTAAAGGATCTGAATTTTATTTTACTTTGCCAATAAATTGTGTATTCTCAGAAATAAGAGAAAAACCTGATAGTAGTAAAGTTGAAGATATTGGATTGAATAGAGTTGATGGGCTAAATTGGTCTAGTAAGACATTTTTAATTATCGAGGATATCAAAGAGATTCAATTTTACCTTGAAAAAATACTTGAAAGAACAGGTGTAAAATTACTTTTTGCCGACTCTTTAAAAGAAGCAAGGCGATTGTTTAATGATAATCAAAAAATTGATTTAGTTTTACTTGATATCCGATTACCTGATGGTGATGGGTATGATCTATCCCTTGAATTCAAAAGGGCTAAACCCGAAATTCCTATTATTGCCCAAACCGCATATGCAATGTATGGAGAAAAAGAGAAGAGCGCATCCTTTGGATGTGATGATTATATTACAAAACCCATTGACCCTGATCTTTTATTCTTAAAAATTCATAATGTTTTTCAGAAGGCAGAATAGTTTTAAAAATCCGATGAAGTTTATGAAGTTTTTACTACGGAGCTAATCGTTCTATTATCCACTCACCGTTCACAAACCTGTATTGAATTCTATCGTGAAGGCGATTGGTTCGACCTTGCCAAAACTCAAAAAGAGAAGGGCGGAGGAGATACCCACCCCAATTCGATGGGCGATTAATTGGCTTTTCTGAAAATTTATGATGATAATCAACCTGTAATGACTCAATATGGTTTCTATTTGGTATTACCTGACTTTGCGGGGATACCAATGCAGCAATTTTACTACCTTCTGGTCTTGAGTCAAAATAGTTATCACTTTCGGTCTCACTAACTCTACTTACATATCCTTCTATACGAACCTGTCGCTCAAGTTCAGGCCAAAAGAAAACAAGCGATGCATAAGGATTTTTCTCAAGTTCCAAAGCTTTCCGGCTATGGTAATTAGTAAAGAATGAGAACCCTCTATTATCAAATTGTTTTAGTAGAACAACCCTTGCCGAAGGCTTTCCCTCACGGGTTGATGTTGCAAGAATCATAGCGTTGGGTTCGAGAACTTTAGCATTTAAAACTTCATCAAACCATAAACCAAACTGAACAAAAGGGTCGCGATCAATCTCCTGTTCATCAAGTTTTTTAAGAGTATAATCCCTTCGAATGGAGGCTATATTTCGAGTACTCATTCTAATATCGGGTTGCTATCACTATCTAATTTTTCTTTTGCCGATGTAATTGAAGCGTTCAATTCAAACCCAAGGATTAAACCGAAGGCGTTAAAGTATAACCAAAGAAGGAAAACGATTAACCCTCCCAGAGAT
Encoded here:
- a CDS encoding PAS domain S-box protein, encoding MRRERGAIVITSNELIVSRVKENLITLGFTDFTVIPNAASIQTVKPNSSFELIVLELNNESEVWLSETKETIQKYFGFIIPIIIYAAEVRAKELVRKGLLSNFGYINHSFTLRELELCLEAFIVTGSSIAKNDLRINIGGFQALFNLSPSGVIICNESGEIINANRILCDLLGYSLEELLSMHVKDIAPKNIHKQIVENIQRIINGETLYSEVINICKDGSIKYFNIVETRIILSDGKLGYVIMLSDITKWKEINITLSESEEKYRILVEQSNDGIAYAQNGRLIFGNPKILELIGIPSEEFIGQPIEKFIYSDKSETIKNRFENQHLGENISDIYETSILSANGKHLPVELSAKNAKFKGENITIIFIRDISKRKLAEKYLRESEESYRSVFDNASEAIYIQDSKGIFLDVNKAALKLYGYSKSEIVGHTPEKLSAPDKNNLEETKKRLIKAFEGETQFFEFWGKAKNGRIFPKEVYLNKGRYFGNDVVFAMAREISDRKNAEEILIESEEKYRTLAEQIPVGLYQITVDGRFLYANLALAKIIGFNSVAELMQHNSNEFYLIPNKRFDHAQRINNQSQQISDELKIIRKDGKIIWVRDNGQITYDKKGEILYIAGVIENITEQKEADEALRNSEGNLRAMLNAIPDQIFKFNKEGVYLDLPAIEKEDFIIESNKMNGKSIFEFFPSDFCNTLLSKINECLETSKLQSFEYSIMVKDELNFFEARLVPIRVNEVLSFFRNITDKKKTEENIRMLAQTIMNVQECISIEDLNSKLIYVNPAFLKTYGYEENEVLGQDISIIQSVSVDSNLPEIILERTLNGGWQGELINKRKDGSEFPISLSTAVVRNENGEPLAFVGVANDITDRKASEQEVLAAKEKAEESDRLKTSFLANMSHEIRSPMNAILGFIRILKEEENLSEEGRQYIELISNSGMQLISIIEDIIDTSKIQANQLRLSIHEFDLNALLSDVFTVFSTQIKEKPTRSTLLLPPVFGNPSPFLINSDDLRIRQILINLLSNAMKFTPKGVIEFGYSIIIDDENPLIKLFVKDTGIGLAPEKQKLIFERFRQADDSYTRVYGGSGLGLAISKGLIELLGGEIWVESEVGKGSEFYFTLPINCVFSEIREKPDSSKVEDIGLNRVDGLNWSSKTFLIIEDIKEIQFYLEKILERTGVKLLFADSLKEARRLFNDNQKIDLVLLDIRLPDGDGYDLSLEFKRAKPEIPIIAQTAYAMYGEKEKSASFGCDDYITKPIDPDLLFLKIHNVFQKAE
- the pdxH gene encoding pyridoxamine 5'-phosphate oxidase, which translates into the protein MSTRNIASIRRDYTLKKLDEQEIDRDPFVQFGLWFDEVLNAKVLEPNAMILATSTREGKPSARVVLLKQFDNRGFSFFTNYHSRKALELEKNPYASLVFFWPELERQVRIEGYVSRVSETESDNYFDSRPEGSKIAALVSPQSQVIPNRNHIESLQVDYHHKFSEKPINRPSNWGGYLLRPSLFEFWQGRTNRLHDRIQYRFVNGEWIIERLAP